A genomic segment from Capra hircus breed San Clemente chromosome 7, ASM170441v1, whole genome shotgun sequence encodes:
- the TEX43 gene encoding testis-expressed sequence 43 protein codes for MASGKDTCPILPKLANNCSDENSDKLANKCCEIHLPRFSLKQGMIPRHYVMPWKQDMKFRNVNLKHAEACGIHAGPLEDSLFLDHSERLCHGEDRKVVLKKGPPEIKIADMPLHSPLSKYQSTVISHGFRRRLI; via the exons ATGGCTTCAGGCAAAGACACTTGTCCGATCCTACCTAAACTTGCCAACAACTGTTCCGATGAGAATTCAGATAAGCTTGCTAATAA GTGTTGTGAGATTCATTTGCCACGGTTTTCCTTAAAGCAAGGGATGATCCCAAGACATTATGTAATGCCTTGGAAGCAGGACATGAAATTCAGGAATGTGAATCTGAAG catgcagaagcatgtgggatccatgCTGGCCCTTTGGAAGACTCTCTGTTTCTGGatcacagtgaaaggctttgccATGGGGAAGATCGTAAAGTTGTCTTGAAGAAAGGCCCCCCAGAAATAAAAATTGCGGATATGCCTCTGCATTCACCTCTCTCCAAGTACCAAAGCACTGTGATTTCCCATGGCTTCAGGAGGCGACTCATCtga